A genomic window from Acinetobacter chinensis includes:
- a CDS encoding NAD(P)H-binding protein, producing MHILFIGYGKTSQRVAEQLFQQDHQITTVSRSPKEDDFAEHLIQDIQQLDLSKISPVDAVYVLLAPSRNTTLSSVEAYRQTYVDSVQPIVCALKDHLVKRIIVVSSTRVYGENHGEIINDDSPAIPGDEQGTLLLKMEQLWQQAYPEQCVIVRPTGIYGTSTARMVQLAETTKTYPNIHWSNRIHIDDLASFLAHLLHVERPGKSYICTNNKPQPLHEMILKVQRELGLAELVLESERETGKRIFVGGA from the coding sequence ATGCATATTCTATTTATCGGTTATGGTAAAACATCGCAGCGTGTTGCTGAACAATTATTTCAACAAGATCACCAAATTACCACAGTGAGCCGTAGTCCGAAAGAGGATGATTTTGCTGAGCATTTGATTCAGGATATTCAGCAACTGGATTTATCCAAGATCAGTCCTGTTGATGCTGTTTATGTACTCCTTGCACCATCTCGAAATACAACTTTAAGTTCAGTTGAAGCGTATCGGCAGACTTATGTGGATTCTGTTCAACCAATTGTATGTGCTTTAAAAGATCATCTTGTAAAACGAATCATTGTGGTGTCATCTACACGTGTTTATGGTGAAAATCATGGTGAAATCATCAATGATGATTCGCCAGCGATTCCAGGTGATGAGCAGGGAACATTGCTTTTGAAAATGGAGCAATTGTGGCAACAGGCTTATCCTGAGCAGTGTGTGATTGTACGTCCGACAGGGATTTATGGTACGTCCACAGCGAGAATGGTGCAGCTCGCGGAAACTACAAAAACTTATCCAAATATTCATTGGTCGAATCGGATTCACATAGATGATCTGGCGAGTTTCTTAGCGCATTTACTTCACGTGGAACGTCCTGGAAAATCTTATATTTGTACCAATAACAAGCCACAGCCTTTGCATGAAATGATTTTAAAGGTTCAACGTGAGTTGGGTTTGGCTGAACTAGTTTTGGAGAGTGAAAGGGAGACAGGGAAGAGGATCTTTGTGGGAGGAGCATAA
- the recG gene encoding ATP-dependent DNA helicase RecG — MAAVHQLQGVGNAAAALLEKLNIFTTDDLLFHLPRDYEDRSTIIAMNQLQVGRSYLMEGVVKSIDMPPGKRKSMAILLQDDYGKVTLRFYHIYKALMDRAKAGNRLRIFGEVRVGSRGLELYHPEIQLITEHTPLPQTELTAIYPATDGLTQPKLREYVKQALNHHADDLPELLPKKFTNGYALNQALEYIHHPPVDANMLQLSQGSHPAQQRLIFEELVAHQISLLTRRAYIQQIAAPSFSYSKSFAKQLLASLPFEMTNAQKRVSNEIAKDLKQNKPMLRLVQGDVGAGKTLVAGVAACHALEEGWQVALMAPTEILAEQHYLNFKKWFEPLGLNVSWLSGKQKGKARTAAEQTIKDGTANVIVGTHALFQDNVEFAKLGLVIIDEQHRFGVDQRLALRNKGVDNTTPHQLVMTATPIPRTLAMSAYGDLDTSVIDELPPGRTPIQTVTIPLDRREEVLQRIAKNCAEGKQAYWVCTLVEQSETLDAQAAEATYAEIKDRFPELNIGLVHGKMKADEKQSVMQQFKDNELQLLIATTVIEVGVDVPNASIMVIENAERLGLSQLHQLRGRVGRGATASFCALLYKSPLSQNGQERLRIMRETNDGFIIAEKDLEIRGPGELLGTKQTGDMGFRVAKLERDDHLLNQAHHVAGQVLKDYPENAEALLKRWLPEAPRYAYV; from the coding sequence ATGGCTGCCGTCCATCAATTGCAAGGGGTTGGCAATGCCGCCGCTGCTTTACTTGAAAAACTGAATATATTCACCACAGACGACCTGTTGTTTCATCTGCCCCGTGACTATGAAGATCGTAGCACGATCATTGCCATGAACCAATTACAGGTTGGGCGAAGCTACCTCATGGAAGGCGTGGTCAAATCTATCGACATGCCACCTGGAAAACGCAAGTCGATGGCGATTCTGTTGCAGGATGATTACGGCAAAGTCACCTTACGCTTTTATCATATTTATAAAGCATTGATGGATCGTGCCAAAGCAGGTAACCGTTTAAGAATCTTCGGTGAAGTCCGTGTCGGCTCCCGTGGTTTAGAGCTTTATCATCCTGAAATACAGCTCATTACCGAACATACGCCTTTGCCTCAAACTGAATTGACCGCCATTTATCCTGCAACCGACGGTTTAACTCAACCAAAACTGCGTGAATATGTGAAGCAGGCACTGAATCATCATGCTGATGATTTGCCTGAATTATTACCTAAAAAATTCACCAATGGTTACGCACTCAATCAGGCACTTGAATATATCCACCACCCCCCTGTCGATGCCAATATGTTGCAATTGTCGCAAGGTTCGCACCCTGCACAGCAACGCTTAATTTTTGAAGAACTGGTGGCGCATCAAATCAGTTTACTGACACGTCGTGCTTATATTCAGCAGATTGCAGCACCGTCATTTTCCTACAGCAAAAGCTTTGCCAAACAGCTTCTGGCAAGTTTACCTTTTGAAATGACCAATGCACAAAAACGTGTTTCCAATGAAATTGCCAAAGACTTAAAACAGAACAAACCGATGTTACGCCTTGTACAGGGCGATGTTGGCGCAGGAAAAACTTTGGTTGCAGGTGTTGCCGCCTGTCATGCTTTGGAAGAAGGTTGGCAAGTCGCACTGATGGCACCAACTGAGATTCTGGCGGAACAGCATTATCTGAACTTTAAAAAATGGTTTGAACCTTTGGGTTTAAATGTTTCCTGGCTTTCGGGTAAACAAAAAGGCAAGGCACGTACCGCAGCAGAACAAACCATCAAAGATGGTACAGCGAATGTCATCGTGGGAACACATGCACTTTTTCAGGACAATGTCGAATTTGCCAAACTCGGTTTAGTGATCATTGATGAACAACATCGATTTGGGGTCGATCAGCGTTTAGCATTGCGCAATAAAGGCGTAGACAATACCACGCCACATCAACTGGTCATGACAGCAACACCCATTCCACGTACTTTAGCCATGTCTGCTTATGGTGACTTGGATACTTCGGTGATTGATGAATTACCGCCTGGACGCACCCCGATTCAAACCGTGACCATTCCACTGGATCGTCGTGAAGAAGTTTTACAGCGCATTGCCAAGAACTGCGCTGAGGGTAAACAGGCATATTGGGTCTGTACCCTTGTCGAGCAATCTGAAACGCTGGATGCTCAAGCTGCTGAAGCGACTTATGCAGAAATTAAAGATCGCTTTCCTGAACTGAATATTGGATTGGTGCATGGCAAAATGAAAGCCGATGAAAAACAGTCGGTCATGCAGCAGTTTAAAGATAATGAATTACAGCTGTTGATTGCAACCACCGTGATTGAAGTCGGTGTCGATGTACCCAATGCCTCCATCATGGTGATTGAAAATGCTGAGCGTCTAGGGCTTTCACAACTGCACCAGTTACGTGGACGTGTTGGACGTGGTGCAACAGCGAGCTTCTGTGCCCTGCTCTATAAAAGCCCGCTGTCGCAAAATGGGCAGGAGCGTCTACGTATCATGCGTGAAACCAATGATGGTTTTATCATTGCAGAAAAAGATCTGGAAATACGTGGACCTGGTGAATTACTCGGAACGAAGCAAACTGGGGATATGGGTTTCCGTGTGGCAAAATTGGAACGGGACGATCACCTGCTCAATCAAGCCCACCATGTCGCTGGGCAAGTTTTAAAAGACTACCCTGAAAATGCCGAAGCCTTACTCAAACGGTGGTTACCGGAAGCACCAAGATATGCGTATGTGTGA
- a CDS encoding DUF4184 family protein, with translation MPFTFSHTVATLLFRPWLQKQQLSATGLILGCMAPDFEYFLRMKMQGDFGHHFAGIFLVDIPVSIILALFIHIVIRDQFIEHLPYFLRQRFIVFQHHDWLSYCMKNIWIIVISIFLGILTHIAWDAFTHKTGFFVQQMSFLQQMLYLGNISIPVFKFLQYLSGVLGLWVVMMFIYKMPVSQLPENQNHTQKMFIYWSMILLCFISLFSWKMQFNSFSAQSLVTVLVVAIPCFFWSVLGVSALFKYLRLNNQKPEYFD, from the coding sequence ATGCCATTTACTTTTTCTCATACTGTGGCAACTTTACTGTTCAGGCCATGGTTACAAAAACAACAACTGTCTGCTACAGGACTGATTCTTGGTTGTATGGCTCCTGATTTTGAATATTTTTTAAGAATGAAAATGCAGGGGGATTTTGGACACCATTTTGCGGGGATATTCCTTGTAGATATTCCTGTCAGCATCATTCTGGCATTGTTCATCCACATCGTGATCCGTGATCAGTTCATAGAGCATCTTCCTTATTTTTTACGACAGCGTTTTATTGTTTTTCAGCATCATGACTGGCTTTCATACTGCATGAAAAATATTTGGATTATTGTGATATCAATTTTTTTAGGTATTTTGACTCATATTGCCTGGGATGCCTTTACCCATAAAACAGGTTTTTTTGTTCAACAGATGTCTTTTTTACAACAAATGTTATATCTGGGGAATATCAGCATTCCTGTGTTTAAGTTTCTGCAATATTTAAGTGGCGTATTGGGATTATGGGTTGTGATGATGTTTATTTATAAAATGCCTGTATCTCAGTTACCTGAAAACCAGAATCACACCCAGAAAATGTTTATTTACTGGAGCATGATTTTGTTGTGCTTTATTTCTTTATTCAGCTGGAAAATGCAGTTTAACTCATTCTCAGCCCAGTCATTGGTGACTGTTCTGGTTGTTGCCATACCTTGTTTCTTCTGGAGTGTGCTGGGTGTATCTGCTTTGTTTAAATATCTGAGGTTAAACAATCAAAAACCTGAATATTTCGATTGA
- a CDS encoding ComF family protein has protein sequence MLSFINQLLNKGVQSISPCLLCGIDHQQQHSLCNDCWEQLPWYKQHIQRHEHSILCAHHYDFPMNRIIQTYKYEQQLQYQNLLARSLLNLRTPKVHAIVPMPISTERLKERGYNQMLIIAKIMARELKIPVWQPVIRAAQYSQKGLSRIERLENIEEQFQIIPAEKRKYKKVLIIDDVVTTGSSIHALSQALEKLGCQQIYTACIAAGGIKRQSQPGEVEINFKEND, from the coding sequence ATGCTCTCATTCATCAACCAACTGCTTAATAAAGGTGTACAAAGCATCTCCCCTTGCCTGCTCTGTGGCATAGACCATCAGCAGCAGCATTCTCTTTGCAACGATTGCTGGGAACAACTGCCGTGGTACAAGCAACACATCCAGCGTCATGAACACAGCATCCTTTGCGCACACCATTATGACTTTCCCATGAACCGGATTATTCAGACTTATAAATATGAACAGCAGCTCCAGTATCAGAATCTTCTCGCACGCAGCTTACTGAATTTAAGAACTCCCAAAGTTCACGCCATTGTCCCCATGCCCATTTCCACAGAACGACTCAAAGAACGTGGCTATAACCAGATGTTGATCATTGCAAAAATTATGGCGAGAGAACTGAAAATCCCTGTATGGCAACCTGTGATCCGTGCAGCGCAATATTCACAAAAAGGCTTAAGTCGCATCGAACGACTGGAAAATATCGAAGAACAGTTTCAGATCATTCCAGCAGAAAAACGGAAATATAAAAAAGTACTGATCATTGATGATGTCGTAACAACAGGAAGTTCAATTCATGCACTCAGCCAAGCCTTAGAAAAACTTGGCTGTCAGCAAATTTATACCGCATGTATTGCAGCAGGAGGAATTAAAAGACAATCTCAGCCTGGAGAAGTAGAGATCAATTTCAAAGAAAATGATTAA
- a CDS encoding NUDIX hydrolase produces MNIITVAAAIILNEQNQLLLVRKKNTQFFMQVGGKLEPDEAPEQTMIREIAEEISVNAEIEQFVGRFETQAANEAGHQLVSYVYQVSLDQVPQIDAEIAEMKWIDLDEDPTWLAPLTNEVVIPWCKENLVNH; encoded by the coding sequence ATGAATATCATCACTGTTGCAGCTGCCATTATTTTAAATGAACAGAATCAACTGCTCCTGGTCCGAAAGAAAAATACGCAGTTCTTTATGCAGGTCGGTGGAAAACTGGAACCAGATGAAGCTCCTGAACAGACCATGATTCGTGAAATAGCTGAAGAAATCAGTGTGAATGCAGAAATTGAGCAGTTTGTTGGACGTTTTGAAACGCAGGCTGCCAATGAAGCAGGGCATCAACTGGTCAGCTATGTCTATCAGGTCAGTCTGGATCAGGTACCGCAGATTGATGCTGAAATTGCTGAGATGAAATGGATTGATCTGGATGAAGATCCAACCTGGCTTGCACCTTTGACGAATGAAGTGGTGATTCCGTGGTGTAAGGAAAATCTTGTTAATCATTGA
- a CDS encoding LOG family protein, producing MNSIAVFCGSSMGTDSIFLENAQNTGRKIAQAGKTLVYGGGRSGLMGVVADSALEAGGRVIGVIPQNLVDAELAHPHLTELHVVKDMHERKTKMSELSDAFIALPGGPGTWEEIFEQWTWAQLGIHLKPCAFLNVNGFYDDLLKFIQLSTDKGFTKSRFTEALIQSDSVEVILEQFERYIAPEPKWGAQERQALDKLA from the coding sequence ATGAATTCGATAGCAGTTTTCTGTGGTTCCTCAATGGGAACCGATTCAATCTTCCTTGAAAATGCGCAGAATACCGGTCGTAAAATTGCTCAGGCAGGAAAAACCCTGGTATATGGTGGTGGTCGTTCAGGTTTGATGGGCGTAGTTGCGGACAGTGCTCTGGAAGCCGGTGGTCGAGTGATTGGTGTTATCCCGCAGAATCTTGTGGATGCAGAGCTTGCACATCCACATCTGACTGAGCTGCATGTGGTTAAAGATATGCATGAACGTAAAACTAAAATGTCAGAACTGTCTGATGCCTTTATTGCGTTGCCAGGTGGTCCTGGAACCTGGGAAGAGATTTTTGAACAGTGGACCTGGGCGCAGTTGGGTATCCACTTAAAGCCTTGTGCATTTTTAAATGTGAATGGTTTTTATGATGATTTACTGAAGTTTATCCAGTTGAGTACCGATAAAGGTTTTACGAAAAGTCGCTTTACTGAGGCGTTGATTCAATCCGATTCGGTCGAGGTTATACTGGAGCAGTTTGAGCGTTATATTGCACCTGAACCGAAATGGGGTGCGCAGGAACGGCAGGCTTTGGATAAACTGGCGTAA
- a CDS encoding CorA family divalent cation transporter, with protein sequence MLEAFYATERGSLEDATINGGFDLHQDLVWLDLIAPSQEEQQWIMDAYDQNLPTLKSLEDISSSARFYRDDDGILHISTYFLTKNKNFLLDGETDDNSSILATVQTVAFILHKERLFTMRGEKLVAFRAFRARARRNDYDIDYKDPTWILLGLLEAKLDELADILEDIHKDLEKYSTEVLNNRHREMILDLDDMITRLAQLEDMLGKAQLCLIDLRRVLTFLSRPRALGSHIYDADIRELSEDVRSLVEHDAFLFQKVRFLLDTTSGFINTEQNDTIRRFSILPSMLAPPMLVASIYGMNTDVLPFAHGTTSFIVVSLILVAFFIGPLIYFRWKKWI encoded by the coding sequence ATGCTTGAAGCCTTTTACGCCACAGAGCGCGGTAGCCTGGAAGATGCCACTATTAACGGTGGCTTCGACCTGCATCAGGATCTTGTCTGGCTGGATCTGATTGCACCTTCGCAGGAAGAACAGCAATGGATTATGGACGCATATGATCAGAATTTACCTACACTGAAATCACTTGAAGATATTTCATCCTCTGCCCGATTCTATCGCGATGATGACGGTATTTTACATATCAGCACCTATTTTTTAACGAAAAATAAAAACTTCCTGCTTGATGGCGAAACTGATGACAATTCCAGTATTTTAGCCACAGTCCAGACAGTTGCTTTTATTCTGCACAAAGAACGCCTGTTTACCATGCGTGGTGAAAAACTGGTGGCGTTCCGGGCTTTTCGTGCCCGTGCCCGACGCAATGATTACGATATTGACTACAAAGATCCGACCTGGATTTTATTAGGTCTGCTTGAAGCCAAGCTGGATGAGCTTGCGGATATCCTGGAAGATATCCACAAGGATCTGGAAAAGTATTCCACAGAAGTACTGAATAACCGTCACAGGGAAATGATTCTGGACCTGGATGACATGATTACCCGACTGGCTCAACTCGAAGACATGCTCGGAAAAGCACAGCTATGTCTGATTGATCTACGCCGTGTTCTGACTTTCTTATCACGTCCACGTGCGCTGGGAAGTCACATCTATGATGCTGACATCCGAGAGCTCAGTGAAGATGTACGATCACTGGTGGAGCACGATGCGTTCCTGTTCCAGAAAGTCCGATTCCTGCTGGATACAACTTCCGGATTCATTAACACCGAACAGAACGATACGATCCGTCGATTCTCCATCTTACCGAGTATGCTTGCACCACCAATGCTGGTTGCCAGTATCTATGGCATGAATACAGATGTTCTGCCGTTTGCGCATGGCACAACCAGCTTTATTGTCGTCAGTCTTATTCTGGTCGCTTTCTTCATTGGTCCACTGATTTACTTCAGATGGAAAAAATGGATTTGA
- a CDS encoding STAS domain-containing protein: MIEFIDQELKVSGTIDDTNAEQYYQQGIKLIQAQQQFPVVVNLSQLEQGSTLALAVLVRWLRQTPAATGLQFKSVPEKMMKIIQACHLQDALKLI, encoded by the coding sequence ATGATTGAATTCATTGATCAGGAATTGAAAGTTTCTGGAACAATAGACGATACCAATGCTGAGCAATATTATCAGCAGGGCATTAAACTGATACAGGCTCAACAGCAGTTTCCTGTTGTGGTTAACCTGAGTCAGCTTGAACAGGGCAGCACACTGGCACTTGCGGTATTAGTGCGCTGGCTTCGACAGACACCAGCGGCAACAGGACTTCAGTTTAAGTCAGTTCCTGAAAAAATGATGAAAATCATCCAGGCCTGTCATTTGCAGGATGCTTTAAAACTCATCTGA
- a CDS encoding MlaC/ttg2D family ABC transporter substrate-binding protein — protein sequence MNTLIKQTLAVSILSTMIAGTAMAAPAEAPPDFIKRVADGLISSLKDDHAKLQNNPAAVKAIVRQKLDPHIDSQAFTRTVMGTYAQSSSPAQRAQFEKNFRETLIENYGSAFAKYSNQTYSMRPYRKTESKNPVVTIDFINKGEKIPVAFQLADKGSQWKIRNINVSGIDLGLQFRNQFAATVKRNGNNLDKAIANFKPDAEAAVDKK from the coding sequence GTGAATACACTGATTAAACAAACGCTTGCAGTAAGTATTCTTTCCACGATGATTGCAGGTACAGCTATGGCTGCGCCAGCTGAAGCACCACCTGATTTTATCAAGCGTGTAGCAGATGGTCTGATTTCCAGTCTTAAGGATGATCATGCAAAACTGCAGAATAATCCTGCTGCAGTGAAGGCGATTGTTCGTCAGAAACTGGATCCGCATATTGATTCTCAGGCATTTACCCGCACAGTCATGGGTACTTATGCTCAGAGCAGCAGTCCAGCTCAGCGCGCTCAGTTTGAGAAAAATTTCCGTGAAACACTGATTGAAAACTACGGCAGTGCTTTTGCGAAATATTCAAATCAGACTTACAGCATGCGTCCATACAGAAAAACTGAGAGCAAAAATCCTGTAGTCACTATTGATTTCATTAATAAAGGCGAAAAAATTCCTGTGGCTTTCCAGCTGGCGGATAAAGGCAGTCAGTGGAAAATCCGTAATATCAATGTATCAGGTATTGATCTTGGTCTTCAGTTCCGTAACCAGTTTGCTGCAACTGTAAAACGTAATGGTAATAACCTGGATAAGGCAATTGCCAACTTCAAACCGGATGCAGAAGCAGCGGTTGATAAAAAATAA
- the mlaD gene encoding outer membrane lipid asymmetry maintenance protein MlaD, which translates to MKSRTSELAVGIFVVIFGIAMFFLAMKVSGLVGTNLKDSYKLTATFDNVNGIKPRAKVAMSGVKVGQVDSITLDPVTRLATVKITMDGSLTSFNAEQLKQVQQNALEDLRYSSDYEQADPAKQKEMEQQLIGNMKSITNIDEDAYIMVATNGLLGEKYLKVVPGGGLNYLKRGDQIGNTQSTMEIEDLITKFVTGGAGKSSDEKPEGGASKESASTETADAEVSFVE; encoded by the coding sequence ATGAAATCACGTACAAGTGAGCTGGCCGTAGGTATTTTTGTTGTTATCTTCGGTATTGCGATGTTTTTCCTGGCAATGAAAGTCAGTGGTCTGGTCGGAACAAATCTGAAAGACAGTTATAAGCTGACAGCAACCTTTGATAACGTCAATGGAATCAAGCCACGTGCCAAAGTTGCCATGAGTGGTGTAAAGGTCGGGCAGGTGGATTCGATTACCCTTGATCCTGTAACCCGTCTTGCAACCGTAAAAATAACAATGGATGGAAGCCTGACTTCATTCAATGCAGAACAGTTGAAACAGGTGCAGCAGAATGCACTGGAAGATCTCCGTTACAGCAGTGATTACGAACAGGCTGATCCAGCGAAACAAAAAGAAATGGAACAGCAACTGATTGGTAACATGAAATCCATCACAAATATTGATGAAGATGCTTACATAATGGTAGCAACCAATGGTCTGCTGGGTGAGAAATACCTGAAAGTTGTACCAGGTGGCGGTCTGAATTACTTAAAACGTGGTGATCAGATTGGGAACACACAGAGCACCATGGAAATTGAAGACCTGATCACCAAATTTGTGACTGGTGGTGCAGGTAAATCATCAGATGAAAAGCCAGAAGGTGGAGCGTCTAAAGAGTCCGCTTCTACCGAGACAGCAGATGCTGAAGTGTCATTTGTTGAATAA
- the mlaE gene encoding lipid asymmetry maintenance ABC transporter permease subunit MlaE — translation MNAIALLGRRVIDRVRGIGVATLMLLQILFSMPTRIGVKLFVYQMYRVGVMSLLIIVVSGLFIGAVLGLQMYSILVTFGSEAMLGTAVALTLLRELAPVVAALLFAGRAGSALTAEIGLMKATEQLSSMEMIGVDPLKRVISPRLWAGIFSLPMLSVIFAAVGIMGGKMVGVDFLGADEGSYWSGMENTVQFYKDILNGTVIKSFVFALICTWIAVYQGYACEPTSEGIATSTTRTVVYSSLCVLGFDFVLTAVMFGGV, via the coding sequence ATGAATGCCATAGCTCTGCTGGGTCGTCGGGTGATAGATCGGGTACGTGGCATTGGCGTTGCGACGTTAATGCTGCTTCAGATTCTGTTCTCCATGCCCACTCGTATCGGTGTAAAGCTGTTTGTCTATCAGATGTATCGTGTCGGTGTCATGTCACTGCTGATCATTGTGGTTTCAGGGCTGTTTATTGGTGCAGTACTGGGCTTGCAGATGTACAGCATTCTGGTGACTTTTGGCAGTGAGGCGATGCTGGGAACAGCAGTTGCACTGACGCTGCTGCGTGAACTTGCACCTGTGGTTGCAGCATTACTTTTTGCAGGTCGTGCAGGTTCTGCGCTGACCGCTGAAATTGGTCTGATGAAAGCGACTGAACAGCTCTCCAGTATGGAAATGATTGGTGTGGATCCTTTAAAAAGAGTGATTTCACCAAGACTTTGGGCAGGTATTTTCAGTTTACCCATGCTTTCTGTCATCTTCGCTGCAGTGGGCATTATGGGGGGCAAGATGGTGGGTGTGGACTTCCTGGGAGCAGATGAAGGCTCTTACTGGAGTGGTATGGAAAATACCGTCCAGTTTTATAAGGACATCCTGAACGGCACTGTCATTAAAAGTTTTGTTTTTGCATTGATATGTACATGGATTGCGGTATATCAGGGCTATGCCTGTGAGCCGACATCTGAAGGTATTGCAACATCCACAACACGGACAGTGGTGTATTCATCACTGTGTGTACTGGGTTTTGATTTTGTGTTGACTGCGGTCATGTTTGGAGGTGTTTAA
- a CDS encoding ABC transporter ATP-binding protein, whose product MNNQTPLQAQTLIEVKNLSFKRGDRIIYDNVSINIRRGQITAIMGPSGTGKTTLLRLIGGQLTPDQGAVLLDGKDIAQMSRQELFAARARMGMLFQSGALFTDMSVYENVAFPIRAHTKLPEHLIAELVALKLESVGLRGTEQFMPSELSGGMNRRVALARAIALDPELIMYDEPFAGQDPIVKGVLTRLIRSLREALDLTTIIVSHDVEETLSIADYIYVVAEGKVQGEGTPAELKAHASPFVRQFLTGAAEGPVDYQFSHKPYLSDEVKA is encoded by the coding sequence ATGAATAATCAGACACCTCTACAGGCTCAGACACTCATCGAGGTGAAAAATCTGAGTTTTAAGCGAGGCGACAGAATCATCTATGACAATGTCAGTATAAACATCCGTCGCGGTCAGATCACTGCGATTATGGGTCCATCAGGCACAGGAAAAACCACGCTGCTCAGACTGATCGGCGGACAGCTGACGCCTGATCAGGGTGCGGTACTGCTGGATGGAAAAGATATTGCTCAGATGTCACGGCAGGAACTTTTTGCAGCACGTGCCCGTATGGGGATGCTGTTTCAGAGTGGCGCACTGTTTACGGACATGTCAGTCTATGAAAACGTTGCTTTTCCTATCCGTGCGCACACAAAACTGCCTGAGCATCTGATTGCAGAACTGGTTGCACTGAAACTTGAATCTGTTGGACTGCGTGGTACAGAGCAGTTTATGCCCTCTGAACTTTCGGGCGGGATGAACCGTCGTGTCGCACTTGCCCGTGCCATTGCACTTGATCCTGAACTGATTATGTATGATGAACCTTTTGCAGGGCAGGACCCGATTGTGAAAGGTGTTCTGACCCGCCTGATCCGCTCTTTAAGAGAAGCGCTGGATCTGACCACCATTATTGTTTCGCATGATGTGGAAGAAACACTGTCGATTGCGGACTATATTTATGTGGTTGCTGAAGGCAAGGTTCAGGGTGAAGGTACACCAGCTGAACTGAAAGCTCATGCGTCTCCATTTGTGCGTCAGTTCCTGACCGGTGCTGCTGAAGGTCCGGTGGATTATCAGTTCAGTCATAAACCCTATTTAAGTGATGAGGTGAAGGCATGA